The DNA segment CCGAAACTGGTCGGGGTACTCGATCCTCTATGACAAGTTTTTTTTCAGGGAGGTGTATTTTTTTGCTTTCTCGGCGCTCTTATGTATTAGAGGGCTATTTTTCACAAGTACAGGCAAAGGCGGTTGGAGCCGCCTTTGGAATCGAACGGGTTTGGTGCGTTCAGGAGTAGCACATCAAACCGGGGAGACAACATGAAATGAGCAATCCGCACGAAATGGGGCCGGCGGCGTTTGTTGAACCGCTGACCATGTTGAAACCGAACGGCACTCGTTACGAAAGGCTGCCGCATGTCGAAGCCCAGCTGCGCTGGGTCGTTGGGCTGGTGGAGTCGCTACTGATACTGGAAGTGCCTGATCTGTACAGCGAATGCATCGTGTATCTGATCCGCCGCGGAAAGTCCTTCGGCGAAGAGCTTTATGCCCGGCTGGTGGAGGAGCTCATGGCCCGCCTCGAGCGTCAGGCGCGATGGCTGGTTCGGCATCTTGGGGAGGATGCCATCCAGGACATCTGCTCGGACGTCCGGTTGGAGACTCTGAAGCTCATCCTCCCGGCCAAGCTCGACGAAGGCGCCGATTTTTTCGAGGTGGTTTTCGCGCCGGGCGTCCAAGCGCGAACCTGCGATGCGAAACGCCGTTATCAACGGTCGCTCACGGGCGGCCGGCGGGAACAGGATGACATAGTCGAGGCGGATGAGGAATCCGACGATCTGGATCGGCTGAAGCGGCTCGAGGACGGACGGCCGAACCCGGAAGCGGAGGCTATCGTGTCGAGCAATCAGGCACTCTGCCGCGGCGCGCTCGAGAAAGTGCGCGGCAAATTCGATCCGGAGTATGTGGAAGCAGCGCTGTTGTTCCACTGCGAGGACGTGCCGATGTTCTCGAAGGATCCGGAAAAGGACTCGATTGCGCGGCGGCAAGAAGTCTCGAAATCCACAGTCCAATACCGGATCGATACCGTCATGAAGGCGCTGCGCAACCTTTTAATGGGAGAAGGCGATGAAAACTAAACTTTCGTTCGAGGCCATCTGCCATCAGATCCTGATCGAGGAGCAGACGCCGAGCAAGGAAGCCCTGAACCGCTGGCAGCAGATCTACCCGGGATACCGCTATGCGATTGCCGAGTTTTTCGACGAGTGGGCCACGTCGCCGGGTACGGCGCCGGAACACGAGATCGCGCTCGGCCCCGAGGCAAAGGCCGCTATACAGAAGGATGTCGCCTACGCGCTGGATGTTCTGCGCCAGCAGGGGCGGCTGGTCCCGCAAGACCTGATCGTACCGCTGCGGCCGTTCGATCAGCTGGTGCTGACCGCGGTCGTGGAGCTGAGCGGCCGGGGCGACGGCGCGGATATTACGGAAAAGGTCAGTGAAATTTGCGGCAGGGATGTCCTGCTGGCATCCACGATCGCATCGCTCCACCGGCTCGAGAGCCAGAAAATGCTCCAATGGCGGCTGGCCGACCCGGTCAGGGAACCGGAAAACGAGGGCGTGCGGTACTTCATGACAACCATGGCCGGGGAGCGTTCTCTTGCTCAGGCGCAGGCGACAGCCGGCGCTGTGGCCGATTTTCTGGGAGAATTCGCATGAAAAACACACGTTTTGTTTCGGGACTCGAGTACCTTCTGCCGCACGGCGTTCGCCAGGCTCAGTGGGCCGGATTGAAAAAGCGGGCCCGTACTCCGCTGCGGCTGGCGATCGAAACCCTTGCGCTATTGCCCGCGGAGTATCGCAAGCAGGTGGTGGCGGGCTTCAATCTGTATTCCACCATCGGCTCGGTGGCGCTCACGGTGTTCTGTTTTGGCACCTCCAGCCTATCGGCAGGTAAAGCGATGGTGTGGATCGCGGTCATCGGCGGCCTGCAAGTGTACGACGGATACAGGTACGGAGCCAGGAGACGGAAAGGCTTATCGCAGACGGCGGACGATTTCCTGACGGCCGGAGGTCAGGGCTGCATGGCCCTGGTTTCCGTCCTGGCGGCGCAGGCATTGATGTTGAAGGCGGAGCCGTCGTGGGCGCTGCCCGAAGCCGACCTGTGGTGCGGCGCGGCGCTCTGCATTCCGCTGCTTTCCGTGCTGAGACTGGTTGTGATGCACCGGCCCGAACCGGACCGGCAGCCGGCGGACAGCGCGAAGATACCGCTCCCGGTCCTTTACAAGCGCGTCCGCCGGCTGACGGCGATGTGGTGGCTGACGTTTTATTTTCTCGTCGCGGTGAACGTGACCGATATTCCGCATTACTGGCCGGACTTCCTTCGCGGCTTCTGCCCGCTGGCGACTTTCACTCTCTGGCAGGCATCTGCAAAGATCGCATTGATGAGGGGGCCCATCATCCTGACGTTATTCACCAGCGAGAAGGTCCAGCTCGAGCGGATGCTGGCCAATCTGGCGCGAGAACTCTCGAAAGGCGAACCATTGCGTTTGTTCCATATCGCCATGGAGGGTTTGATTTACCTTCAGATCGCCCTGTCAATGGCAGACGCGGTCCTGCCATGGCTTTCCGATCACGGGCACGGAGCGACGCTGTTCCGGACCGTGGGGGTTGTGATCACGACATCGATTTCGGTGTTGTCGTGGATATATGTGAAGCACGCCATCTACGCTGTCGGGGATAAGCTGCAGGCCGAGCTGGAAGCGATTTGATGGCAACACGTTGTGTGAGCGACCCCCTGCCGGCTCCGCCGGCTCTCCCCCTTATCAGGGGGAGAGTGGACTGTCCCCTGATAAGGTGCGAACATACAATGTTCAGCCATGAAGTATCGTACAAAGCTGCGGGTGGGTTTTCTGTGTGCAGGCATCGGCGTCAATGTGATCTCGCTGATTTTCCTGTATCAGCTGGCGCACCGGTATCTGCTCAATGAATTTCGAAGCAAGGTTCTTTCCATCGCTTCGACCACGGCGACGGCGGTTGACGGAGATCTGCACGCGTCGATCCGGACACGCGCCGATGAAGACTCTCCGCCGTACATCTCACTGCGAAGCCTGCTCCGGCGCATCCGCGACCGGAACCGGAATGACGGCAACTATGTGAAGTACATCTATACGCTGCGGCCGCTGGCCGGCAACGCGAACAATCTCGGCTATGTGGTCGATCCGGAGGAAGACCTCAAGGAGCATGCGCACGTCGGCGATGTCTTTCCGTATCCCGGGGAAAAGCTCTACGTCAACCATGCTTACGTGGATCAGGACTTCTTCACGGACAAGACCGGAACCTGGTTGTCCGGCTATGCGCCGATCCGGGACAGCGCCGGCATGCTGGTGGCGATCGTCGAGGTCGATATCTCCGCCAACAATGTGCTGGCCGATCTGCGGCCTTTATTGTGGGCCGCCGCCGGATCGGTCGTGATCTCGCTGATCCTGGGCTTCGGCGTGACCTTCTGGCTCTCCGACCACGTGGCGCAGCCGCTGGTCGCCCTGCGCGCGACACTCGAAAGAATCGGCAAAGGCGACCTGGACGTCAAATCCGACACGCATAAGAACGATGAGTTCGGAGATGTGACCCGGGCCATCGATAAGATGGTGGACGGACTGCGCGAACGCGAGATGGTGAAGACCGCTTTCGCGCGGTATGTCTCGCAGCAGGTCATGGAGAGTATCGTGAGTTCAGGCCAGGTTCCGGTTCTGCACGGCGACCGCCGGCGGATCACGGCGTTATTCTCCGACATCCGCGGCTTCACCACGATTTCCGAGACCCGTACACCGGAAGACGTTGTCGAGCTGTTGAACGAATACTTCCGGGCCATGGTGGACATCGTGTTCCGCCATCACGGGACGCTCGACAAGTTCATGGGTGACGGACTCATGGCCATCTTCGGGGCGCCGGCCGAAGATCCCGATCACGAAAAACACGCGGTCCTTGCCGCGATCGAGATGCAGAGCGAGCTGAGACGGTTAAGCGTGAAGTGGGAAATCCAGGGGCGGCCGAAAATTAACATTGGTATCGGGATCAATTCCGGACACGCGATTGTCGGGAACATCGGTTCGGAGGCGAGGATGGAATACACGGCCATCGGGGATACGGTGAACATTGCGTCGAGACTGGAAACGGCTACCAAGGAATTTGCCGCCGATATTCTGATCAGCGAGTTCACGCATGATGCGGTGCGCGGCCACTTCGAGGTGAAGACGATCGGGGACGTCCATGTGAAAGGCCGCGCGGAACCGATAAAGACGTACGCCGTGCTGCATGGAGTTCAACCGGGTGTGTGAGCGACCCCCTGCCGCCGCTTCGCGGCGTCTGTCCCCCTGTATCAGGGGGACAGACACACACCATGTTGAATTACAGCAGGGTTTCGTCGAGACGTGATGGGGCTCTTACAGCGACGGGCGGTGGCGGTTCGAGTTCTCCGCCTTCAAGAAATTCCTGCAGCTTTTCTTTGGATCCGAAAAAATTTTTGATCAGCAGATCCAGGGCTTCATCCCGTACATCCGTGAAATCGATCGCGGGATCGTAGTAATGGGTGCGGGAGCGGAGCGTGCGGCTGAGACAGCCCTTGTGATAGAGCCGGTCCATGATGGTCATGACGGTGGTGTAGGCGAGCTTTCGTCCGGGCCGGATGGATTCCTGAACATCACGGACGGTAATTGGACGGCTCCGCCAGACCGCTTTCATGATGTCCAGTTCAAGCGCGGTCAGCATTACGTTTCCAACGCTTCGGAGCCCAGAAGTTCGACCATTTCGCGCGCGCCTTCCTTACCCGGGGCGTGAAGAGGAATCGAGCGAACGCGGAAGGTGAGCCGGCGGCGGGCCAATCGGACGGCGATGGTATCGCCGACGTGGACTTCCCGGCCTGCTCGCGCCTCCTGTCCGTTCACCGTGACTCGTCCTGCGTCGCACGTGTCTTTGGCGAGCGAGCGGCGCAGGATCACGCGGCTCCACTTTAAAAAGAGGTCGAGACGCATCCGGTCCATTGCGGGCAGGCCTGGCGATTTTTATTTATTTTCGGAAACCTTCTCCGCAGCCGTGGCCGAGTTGGCATCTACGTAACCGTCGGCAACCCGGATGAAGCCCTCGTTGCGGAGTTTCGTCAGATACTCCTTCTCCTTGGGCGGGAGCGCCTTGCGCCAGAGCAGATCCTGGATTTCTTTTTGCGCAAGCTCGAACGGGAGGATGCCTCCATTGTGCTTTTCGTCCAGCTTGATGATCATGAAAGCGCCCTGAACCGGAAGAACGTCGGTCACCTGCCCTTTGTCGAGTTTGCTGACGACGGCTTCAAGGGAAGGCGACAACTCGCCCTTGGTCCAGAAACCGAAGTCGCCTCCGTCGGCCGCAGTCTGAGATTCGGAATACTTGGAAGCAATGGTCGCAAAATCTTCACCTTTCTTGACGGCGGCTAGAGCTTCCTCGATTTTCTTTTTCTGGCTGGCGATTTCGTCCGGCCCACGGTTCTCGGTCAGAACCGTGATTTCGCGCAAATGAATGCCGGCGGGCCGGTCGAAGTCCTTCTGGTGCTGGTCGTAGTATTTCCGCACGTCCTCATTTGTGATCGTCACACGACTGAAGACTTCGCGCTGCATGACCGTCTGCGTCAGGTACGAGGTGCGGATATTGTCTTTAACTTCGTCGACCGTATACCCCTGAGAAATGATTTCTTTTTCGAGGGCCTCCGCCGACGCCAGCTTGCGGTCCAGCCGCATCTTTTCCATCGCTTTGATGACTTCCAGGTCGGCGGTGATGCCCAGCTCTTTAGCTTGCTGAAGCAACAGCTGCTCGTCGATCATCTGTGCCAGCGCGCCCCGGGTCTGCTCTTTGATGGCCTGGTCCAGTTGTGCGCCCTTCAGTTTCTGGTCTTTGGCCAACTGCTGGCGGATCTCATCGACTCGCTTGTCGTACTCCGACTTCAGGATGATGTCGTTATTGACCCAGGCGACAATCGATTCGATGTTTTTCGTGCCCGTAAAGACATTTCCGGTTGTCTGGTTCGGGGTCTGAGCCTTAACGGCAGGGGTCTGAGCCCTGACAGCAACGGACGGAATCAGCAACACAGTCCCGGCCAACATAGCCCGGGCGGCAATCTTTTGAAACATAGGCACTCCTCAATGTAGCGCTCATTTTATCACGCCAGATCGCGCAGAACGCTTTCCAAACGGTTGAACAGGTCCGCCGGCCGCGCCGGCGGCTGGAGCCGCAATGTAGCCGGAGGAGCAAAAGTGACGCCATTTCCCCCACCCACAAGTTCCACCACCCGCTCGGGATCGATACGGGCGGTCTCGTGGAACTTGATATCGATGCCCTGAGCTGTTCTTTCAATAGAAGTTACGCCCCGGGCGCGGCCGAGAACCCGAAGCCTGGCGTATTCCAGCAAATTGCGCACCGGCAGCGGCAATTCTCCGAAGCGGTCCTCGAGATCCCGATAGAGGTTGTCCAGGTCCGCTTCGCTGCGGGTCGAAGCAATCTGCTTGTAGATGCGCAGCCGGGGCACCTCTTCCTCGATGAAGTCGGGCGGAATTTTCAAGTCCACGCGCAGGTTAATCGCCGTCTCGACTTCCGGCAGGACTTCTCCGGTGCGAACCTCCTCGATCGTTCGTTCCAATAACTGGCA comes from the Terriglobia bacterium genome and includes:
- a CDS encoding adenylate/guanylate cyclase domain-containing protein — translated: MKYRTKLRVGFLCAGIGVNVISLIFLYQLAHRYLLNEFRSKVLSIASTTATAVDGDLHASIRTRADEDSPPYISLRSLLRRIRDRNRNDGNYVKYIYTLRPLAGNANNLGYVVDPEEDLKEHAHVGDVFPYPGEKLYVNHAYVDQDFFTDKTGTWLSGYAPIRDSAGMLVAIVEVDISANNVLADLRPLLWAAAGSVVISLILGFGVTFWLSDHVAQPLVALRATLERIGKGDLDVKSDTHKNDEFGDVTRAIDKMVDGLREREMVKTAFARYVSQQVMESIVSSGQVPVLHGDRRRITALFSDIRGFTTISETRTPEDVVELLNEYFRAMVDIVFRHHGTLDKFMGDGLMAIFGAPAEDPDHEKHAVLAAIEMQSELRRLSVKWEIQGRPKINIGIGINSGHAIVGNIGSEARMEYTAIGDTVNIASRLETATKEFAADILISEFTHDAVRGHFEVKTIGDVHVKGRAEPIKTYAVLHGVQPGV
- a CDS encoding BlaI/MecI/CopY family transcriptional regulator, with the protein product MLTALELDIMKAVWRSRPITVRDVQESIRPGRKLAYTTVMTIMDRLYHKGCLSRTLRSRTHYYDPAIDFTDVRDEALDLLIKNFFGSKEKLQEFLEGGELEPPPPVAVRAPSRLDETLL
- a CDS encoding RNA-binding S4 domain-containing protein; the encoded protein is MDRMRLDLFLKWSRVILRRSLAKDTCDAGRVTVNGQEARAGREVHVGDTIAVRLARRRLTFRVRSIPLHAPGKEGAREMVELLGSEALET
- a CDS encoding peptidyl-prolyl cis-trans isomerase, which encodes MFQKIAARAMLAGTVLLIPSVAVRAQTPAVKAQTPNQTTGNVFTGTKNIESIVAWVNNDIILKSEYDKRVDEIRQQLAKDQKLKGAQLDQAIKEQTRGALAQMIDEQLLLQQAKELGITADLEVIKAMEKMRLDRKLASAEALEKEIISQGYTVDEVKDNIRTSYLTQTVMQREVFSRVTITNEDVRKYYDQHQKDFDRPAGIHLREITVLTENRGPDEIASQKKKIEEALAAVKKGEDFATIASKYSESQTAADGGDFGFWTKGELSPSLEAVVSKLDKGQVTDVLPVQGAFMIIKLDEKHNGGILPFELAQKEIQDLLWRKALPPKEKEYLTKLRNEGFIRVADGYVDANSATAAEKVSENK